The following proteins are encoded in a genomic region of Gouania willdenowi chromosome 6, fGouWil2.1, whole genome shotgun sequence:
- the LOC114465543 gene encoding adipocyte plasma membrane-associated protein isoform X1: MFMRRTLLVALLAVSVGVYLLPSPIDPKPHVLDGPPPALEGPLAVNQRLQNGFQLFTGKLHGPESFTADEDGNVYTGTVDGKLWRIGPNDSITLITQMGQNLPECGSRSDYEPVCGRPHGVRLDRNGQLIVCDSYLGLYSVDPKTGEKTLLLPNSQGADGVPFAFLNGLEISSQTGIIYFTDSSSRWGRRHVKLEVIELNSLGRLLSFDPRTKSVSVLLDSLYMPNGIALHPDEKFLLLAETSIGRILRFWLKGPKAGTKEVVLDNMIGYPDNIRLSDHGTFLVGITTPRFRKFLPPFLDMIAPYPAVKRFVAKVVPLSWYNLLLPRYALVLELGLDGDIIGTLHDPEGRLTWAISDVFQHRGRTYLGSTDLPFLAVLDRWES, from the exons AT GTTTATGAGGAGGACATTGTTGGTGGCTCTGCTGGCTGTGAGTGTTGGAGTTTACCTGCTGCCGTCCCCCATCGACCCCAAACCTCATGT ACTGGACGGACCTCCTCCAGCTCTGGAAGGTCCACTGGCCGTAAATCAGCGTCTGCAGAACGGCTTCCAACTGTTCACTGGGAAACTACACGGACCAGAATCCTTCACTGCTGATGAGGACG gtaATGTGTACACAGGGACTGTTGATGGGAAGCTGTGGCGGATCGGACCTAATGACAGCATCACACTCATCACACAGATGGGACAAAATCTGCCTGAGTGTG GCAGCCGCTCAGACTATGAGCCTGTGTGCGGTCGTCCTCACGGGGTTCGTCTGGATCGTAACGGTCAGCTGATCGTGTGTGACTCGTACCTGGGACTGTACAGCGTGGACCCCAAAACAGGAGAGAAGACTCTGCTGCTGCCCAACTCACAGG GAGCTGATGGCGTCCCCTTTGCTTTCCTAAATGGCCTAGAGATATCCTCCCAGACTGGGATCATTTACTTCACCGACTCTTCTAGCCGCTGGGGACGCAGACACGTCAAACtggag GTGATCGAGCTGAACAGCCTTGGTCGTCTTCTCTCCTTTGATCCTCGGACTAAAAGCGTCTCAGTGCTGCTGGACTCGCTCTACATGCCCAACGGCATCGCCCTCCACCCAGACGAAAAGTTCCTGCTGCTGGCTGAGACGAGCATCGGACGGATactcag ATTTTGGCTGAAAGGCCCAAAGGCGGGAACGAAGGAGGTCGTCCTGGACAACATGATTGGTTACCCTGACAACATTCGCCTCAGCGACCACGGAACGTTTCTGGTTGGCATAACGACGCCTCGCTTCAGGAAGTTCCTGCCTCCGTTCCTGGATATGATCGCTCCGTATCCGGCCGTCAAACGCTTCGTGGCAAAG GTGGTTCCACTGAGCTGGTACAACCTCCTGCTGCCACGCTACGCTCTGGTTCTGGAGCTGGGTCTGGACGGAGACATTATCGGGACGCTGCACGACCCTGAGGGACGCCTGACGTGGGCGATCAGTGACGTGTTCCAGCACCGAGGAAGGACCTACCTGGGAAGCACCGACCTGCCCTTCCTGGCTGTCCTGGATCGCTGGGAGAGCTAA
- the LOC114465543 gene encoding adipocyte plasma membrane-associated protein isoform X2 codes for MRRTLLVALLAVSVGVYLLPSPIDPKPHVLDGPPPALEGPLAVNQRLQNGFQLFTGKLHGPESFTADEDGNVYTGTVDGKLWRIGPNDSITLITQMGQNLPECGSRSDYEPVCGRPHGVRLDRNGQLIVCDSYLGLYSVDPKTGEKTLLLPNSQGADGVPFAFLNGLEISSQTGIIYFTDSSSRWGRRHVKLEVIELNSLGRLLSFDPRTKSVSVLLDSLYMPNGIALHPDEKFLLLAETSIGRILRFWLKGPKAGTKEVVLDNMIGYPDNIRLSDHGTFLVGITTPRFRKFLPPFLDMIAPYPAVKRFVAKVVPLSWYNLLLPRYALVLELGLDGDIIGTLHDPEGRLTWAISDVFQHRGRTYLGSTDLPFLAVLDRWES; via the exons ATGAGGAGGACATTGTTGGTGGCTCTGCTGGCTGTGAGTGTTGGAGTTTACCTGCTGCCGTCCCCCATCGACCCCAAACCTCATGT ACTGGACGGACCTCCTCCAGCTCTGGAAGGTCCACTGGCCGTAAATCAGCGTCTGCAGAACGGCTTCCAACTGTTCACTGGGAAACTACACGGACCAGAATCCTTCACTGCTGATGAGGACG gtaATGTGTACACAGGGACTGTTGATGGGAAGCTGTGGCGGATCGGACCTAATGACAGCATCACACTCATCACACAGATGGGACAAAATCTGCCTGAGTGTG GCAGCCGCTCAGACTATGAGCCTGTGTGCGGTCGTCCTCACGGGGTTCGTCTGGATCGTAACGGTCAGCTGATCGTGTGTGACTCGTACCTGGGACTGTACAGCGTGGACCCCAAAACAGGAGAGAAGACTCTGCTGCTGCCCAACTCACAGG GAGCTGATGGCGTCCCCTTTGCTTTCCTAAATGGCCTAGAGATATCCTCCCAGACTGGGATCATTTACTTCACCGACTCTTCTAGCCGCTGGGGACGCAGACACGTCAAACtggag GTGATCGAGCTGAACAGCCTTGGTCGTCTTCTCTCCTTTGATCCTCGGACTAAAAGCGTCTCAGTGCTGCTGGACTCGCTCTACATGCCCAACGGCATCGCCCTCCACCCAGACGAAAAGTTCCTGCTGCTGGCTGAGACGAGCATCGGACGGATactcag ATTTTGGCTGAAAGGCCCAAAGGCGGGAACGAAGGAGGTCGTCCTGGACAACATGATTGGTTACCCTGACAACATTCGCCTCAGCGACCACGGAACGTTTCTGGTTGGCATAACGACGCCTCGCTTCAGGAAGTTCCTGCCTCCGTTCCTGGATATGATCGCTCCGTATCCGGCCGTCAAACGCTTCGTGGCAAAG GTGGTTCCACTGAGCTGGTACAACCTCCTGCTGCCACGCTACGCTCTGGTTCTGGAGCTGGGTCTGGACGGAGACATTATCGGGACGCTGCACGACCCTGAGGGACGCCTGACGTGGGCGATCAGTGACGTGTTCCAGCACCGAGGAAGGACCTACCTGGGAAGCACCGACCTGCCCTTCCTGGCTGTCCTGGATCGCTGGGAGAGCTAA
- the gnsa gene encoding N-acetylglucosamine-6-sulfatase, which yields MEFSRFNRPTLLRCLLICVTFSNGVFGAFYRKPNIVLILTDDLDVTMGGMSPLTKTKKLIGDEGMSFSNAFVASPLCCPSRASILTGKYPHNHRVLNNTLEGNCSSQAWQKSEESHTFPALLHSYAGYQTFFAGKYLNQYGHADAGGVEHVPPGWNSWIGLERNSKYYNYTLSVNGKPQKHGADYSKDYLTDVLANVSLDFLQYKSNYQPFFMMVSTPAPHSPWTAAPQYQNCFNTTKAPRDPNFNIHGKNKHWLIRQAKTPMTNSSVQFLDDAFRNRWRTLLSVDDLVEKIVKRLEVRGELDNTYVFFTSDNGYHTGQFSLPLDKRQLYEFDIKVPLMVRGPNIKPNQTSRLAVANIDLGPTILDIAGYNVSKTQMDGMSFLPIMEGRMNSSSWRTDILVEYEGEGRNVSDPACPLLGPGVSECFPDCVCEDSYNNTYACVRIVAPSANLQYCEFDDNEVFVEVYNVTADPFQLTNIAKTIDQEVLEKMNHRLMMLQSCSGQSCRTPGVYDIRYNFDPRHMFTGHGWRLSRMRQRMK from the exons ATGGAGTTTAGTCGCTTTAATCGACCGACACTGTTGCGTTGCCTCCTGATCTGCGTCACTTTTAGCAACGGAGTGTTTGGTGCGTTTTACCGAAAACCGAACATCGTCCTCATCCTCACCGACGACCTGGACGTGACTATGGGCGGAATG AGTCCACTGACGAAGACCAAAAAGCTGATTGGAGATGAAGGAATGTCCTTCAGCAACGCA tTTGTGGCCAGCCCACTGTGTTGTCCCAGCAGAGCCAGCATCCTGACTGGGAAATATCCACACAACCACAGAGTCCTTAACAACACTTTAGAGGGAAATTGCAGCAGTCAAGCTTGGCAGAAGAGTGAAGAATCTCACACCTTCCCAGCATTATTGCACAGCTACGCAGGCTATCAGACCTTCTTTGCTGGGAAATACCTGAACCAG TACGGACACGCTGATGCCGGTGGAGTGGAACATGTTCCTCCAGGCTGGAACTCCTGGATCGGACTG GAGAGAAACTCCAAATACTACAATTACACCCTGTCAGTGAATGGGAAGCCTCAGAAACACGGAGCAGACTACAGCAAAGATTATCTGACAGACGTACTG GCTAATGTGTCGCTGGACTTCCTCCAGTATAAATCCAACTACCAGCCCTTCTTTATGATGGTGTCAACACCAGCCCCTCACTCACCATGGACAGCAGCCCCACAGTACCAGAACTGCTTCAACACCACCAAAGCCCCCAGGGACCCCAACTTCAACATCCACGGGAAG aACAAACACTGGCTGATCAGACAGGCTAAAACTCCCATGACGAACTCCTCTGTGCAGTTTCTGGACGATGCCTTCAGGAACCG GTGGAGAACTTTACTGTCAGTGGACGACCTGGTGGAGAAGATCGTGAAGAGGTTGGAGGTCCGCGGAGAACTGGACAATACCTACGTCTTTTTCACCTCTGATAACGGCTACCACACAG GTCAGTTTTCGCTGCCTCTGGACAAAAGGCAGCTCTACGAGTTTGACATTAAAGTCCCTCTGATGGTCCGAGGACCTAATATCAAACCCAACCAGACCAGCCGG CTGGCGGTGGCAAACATCGACCTGGGACCAACCATTCTGGACATCGCTGGATACAACGTCAGCAAGACTCAGATGGACGGCATGTCCTTCCTGCCCATCATG GAAGGGAGAATGAACAGCAGCAGCTGGAGGACGGACATCCTGGTGGAGTACGAAGGCGAGGGCAGGAACGTGTCGGACCCGGCGTGTCCTCTGCTGGGACCTGGAGTATCG GAGTGTTTCccagactgtgtgtgtgaggactCGTACAACAACACCTACGCCTGTGTGCGCATCGTCGCCCCCTCTGCCAACCTCCAGTACTGCGAGTTTGACGACAATGAG GTGTTTGTAGAAGTCTACAACGTGACAGCTGACCCCTTCCAGCTGACCAACATCGCTAAAACCATCGACCAGGAAGTCCTGGAGAAGATGAACCATCGGCTGATGATGCTGCAGTCGTGCTCGGGACAGTCGTGTCGGACGCCCGGCGTCTACGACATCAG GTATAACTTTGACCCTCGCCACATGTTTACAGGCCACGGCTGGCGACTCAGCAGAATGAGGCAGAGGATGAAATGA